From Atribacteraceae bacterium, a single genomic window includes:
- the smpB gene encoding SsrA-binding protein SmpB has product MKVVSQNRKARHLYEIEDTLEVGIELQGTEVKALRNHMVNLTDAYARSEKGEMWLFNLQISPYDFGSVYNHDPKRTRRLLMHKKEIVRWSAKADQKGMTIVPLRVYFSDKNRAKVEIALVKPRKLYDRRREIQKKEMNRELERVKKKRFES; this is encoded by the coding sequence ATGAAAGTCGTTTCACAAAATCGAAAAGCCCGCCATCTCTACGAGATCGAGGATACCCTGGAGGTCGGCATTGAGCTGCAGGGGACGGAAGTGAAGGCATTGCGAAACCATATGGTCAACCTGACCGACGCCTATGCCCGCTCGGAAAAAGGGGAAATGTGGTTATTCAACCTGCAGATCTCGCCATATGACTTCGGGAGCGTTTATAACCACGACCCGAAACGGACAAGGCGCCTGTTGATGCACAAGAAAGAAATCGTGCGCTGGAGCGCGAAAGCCGATCAAAAAGGAATGACTATCGTCCCTCTGCGCGTTTATTTTTCCGATAAAAACCGGGCAAAAGTGGAAATAGCCCTGGTTAAGCCCCGAAAACTGTATGACCGACGGCGGGAAATCCAGAAAAAGGAAATGAACCGTGAACTAGAAAGAGTGAAAAAGAAGCGGTTTGAGTCTTGA
- the argS gene encoding arginine--tRNA ligase, with translation MSNLITEHVKGLLEKVLQEQIPGHLDIPTYTVEPARDKSHGDLATNIAFSLSRRLKQSPYQVAQQLKNSLSEAFRDIARIDVAGPGFINFFFHDSFLLSFLPEIFEQGDDYGCLDVGAGERIQVEFVSVNPTGPLHVGHGKCAAFGDSLARILRKAGFQVEKEYYINDAGRQIDMLGLSLEARIRELLGEPLVIPEGGYLGEYLIAVARDCLQEHGPNTLNQSKPERLRLFREYAIGKILGSIRRDLRDFRVEFDVWFSEQTLFDNREVESVVSLLQDKGYTYTRDGALWLKTTQWGDDKDRVLVRENGMPTYFTSDIAYHWNKWARQFDRVIDIWGADHHGYIPRMQASMQALGLPEDFLEIFIVQFVTLLRGGQPERMSTRQGEFVPLRDLIDEVGVDVARYYFLMRDPATHLEFDIEEARKQSMDNPVYYVQYAHARIASIFREAERKNLEHLLGDPVFPSTFSGDLEKELVKKLVYFPEVIRKSAQLRLPAVV, from the coding sequence ATGAGCAACCTGATAACTGAGCATGTGAAAGGTTTACTGGAAAAGGTATTGCAGGAACAGATTCCCGGTCATTTGGATATCCCAACTTATACTGTTGAACCGGCACGAGACAAATCTCACGGGGATCTGGCGACGAATATCGCCTTTTCTCTTTCCAGGCGACTCAAGCAATCTCCGTATCAGGTCGCCCAACAGTTGAAAAACAGTCTTTCCGAAGCGTTCCGCGACATAGCCCGAATTGACGTCGCCGGACCGGGTTTTATCAATTTTTTCTTCCATGATTCTTTTCTGCTCTCTTTTTTACCGGAAATCTTCGAACAGGGTGACGACTACGGTTGTCTCGACGTTGGTGCCGGTGAAAGGATACAGGTCGAGTTTGTCAGTGTGAACCCAACGGGGCCTCTCCATGTTGGCCATGGCAAGTGTGCTGCCTTTGGCGATTCTCTGGCCCGTATTCTCCGTAAAGCCGGCTTTCAGGTAGAAAAGGAGTATTATATCAACGACGCCGGGCGACAGATCGATATGCTGGGCCTCTCGCTTGAAGCTCGGATCCGTGAACTTCTTGGAGAACCTCTGGTTATTCCGGAAGGTGGATATCTTGGTGAATATCTCATCGCGGTTGCCCGAGATTGCCTGCAGGAGCATGGCCCGAACACGCTGAATCAGTCGAAGCCGGAGCGCCTGCGCCTTTTCCGGGAGTATGCGATTGGCAAAATCCTGGGATCGATCCGACGGGACCTGCGTGATTTTCGGGTTGAGTTCGATGTGTGGTTCAGTGAACAAACCCTTTTCGACAACCGGGAGGTGGAGTCGGTCGTTTCCCTCCTACAGGATAAGGGATACACCTATACCCGGGACGGTGCTTTATGGCTCAAAACCACCCAGTGGGGAGACGACAAAGACCGGGTCCTGGTTCGGGAAAACGGGATGCCTACTTATTTTACCTCAGACATCGCTTACCACTGGAATAAATGGGCCCGGCAGTTTGACCGGGTGATTGACATCTGGGGTGCGGACCATCATGGGTATATTCCCCGAATGCAGGCTTCGATGCAGGCGCTGGGGCTTCCTGAGGATTTTCTGGAAATCTTCATCGTCCAGTTTGTGACCCTGCTGCGCGGCGGGCAACCGGAGCGCATGTCCACCCGCCAAGGAGAATTCGTTCCCCTTCGGGATCTGATCGATGAAGTAGGCGTTGACGTCGCCCGCTATTATTTCTTGATGCGGGACCCGGCCACCCACCTGGAGTTCGATATTGAAGAAGCCCGAAAGCAATCGATGGATAATCCGGTCTATTACGTGCAATACGCCCATGCCCGGATCGCTTCGATTTTCCGGGAAGCGGAAAGGAAAAATCTGGAACATCTGCTGGGGGATCCGGTGTTTCCCTCGACGTTCTCCGGAGACCTGGAAAAAGAGCTGGTCAAAAAACTTGTCTATTTTCCGGAAGTTATCCGAAAGAGTGCACAACTCAGACTCCCGGCCGTCGT
- a CDS encoding FGGY family carbohydrate kinase: protein MDRYFLTIDLGTTSVKLMVWDRTGKTISREVYPVELAYPKPGWVECDPEAIAWSVQEALGKIDVPLEGIGLATQRETTVIWDGGGTPLYPAIVWQDRRTSPWCEAHQKERGFLYSRTGLILDPYFSLSKLVWLLEHVPKGTVPYFGTLDSFLLWKLTGGQSYLTDYTNASRTMVYNIFSLEWDREIIRMFSLEGVNFPRAVSSFHRFGETKTRRGTVPILAMLGDQQSSFLGQGCLKPGDVKNTYGTGSFLLAHCGDTTPCHSEGLIVTLASQVSDRPVFALEASAFSAGALMEWLKNTGLITHAGETDDLARQARTIDDLVIIPAFCGLGAPHWDPYARGAMLGLTPAVGRAEIVRACLEAVALESAALIEQLCLSVPGITEITVDGGMSQNAFLMQFQADVSGKNIRLFPDPEATSLGVFFLMANRLGYLEQEYLLEKRFSGTLYTPKMSESERRRYLAKWQRGIERVRGWSRHDEKL, encoded by the coding sequence CCTATCCGAAACCGGGATGGGTGGAATGCGATCCCGAAGCGATTGCCTGGTCGGTGCAAGAAGCTCTCGGGAAGATTGACGTTCCCCTGGAGGGAATCGGATTAGCCACCCAGCGGGAAACCACGGTGATTTGGGATGGAGGGGGAACACCGCTTTACCCGGCCATCGTCTGGCAGGATCGGCGGACCTCGCCGTGGTGTGAGGCGCACCAGAAAGAGCGAGGGTTTCTCTATAGCCGGACCGGATTAATCCTCGATCCGTATTTCTCTTTGAGTAAGCTGGTCTGGTTGCTTGAGCACGTACCTAAAGGTACCGTTCCCTATTTTGGAACCCTCGATTCCTTCCTTCTTTGGAAACTGACCGGTGGTCAGTCTTACCTGACCGACTATACTAATGCTTCAAGGACCATGGTGTACAATATCTTCTCGTTGGAATGGGATCGAGAGATCATTAGAATGTTTTCCCTCGAGGGGGTTAATTTTCCCCGAGCGGTTTCCTCATTCCATCGCTTTGGCGAGACAAAGACCCGTCGGGGAACGGTTCCGATTTTAGCGATGCTTGGTGATCAGCAGTCTTCATTTCTGGGACAAGGTTGCTTGAAGCCTGGCGATGTGAAAAATACTTACGGAACAGGGAGTTTTTTGCTGGCCCACTGTGGCGATACCACCCCCTGTCATTCGGAAGGATTGATCGTCACTCTGGCTTCCCAGGTATCGGACCGGCCGGTTTTCGCTCTGGAGGCCAGTGCCTTCAGTGCCGGGGCGCTCATGGAGTGGCTGAAGAACACCGGGCTGATCACTCATGCCGGAGAAACCGATGATTTGGCCCGGCAGGCCAGAACCATAGATGATTTGGTGATCATACCGGCTTTTTGCGGCTTAGGCGCTCCGCATTGGGACCCCTATGCCCGGGGTGCAATGTTGGGGTTAACCCCCGCGGTGGGCAGGGCAGAAATCGTCCGAGCTTGCCTGGAGGCGGTGGCCCTGGAGTCTGCTGCGCTTATCGAGCAACTGTGTCTGAGCGTACCTGGTATCACGGAAATTACTGTGGATGGAGGAATGAGCCAAAACGCCTTCCTCATGCAATTCCAGGCTGATGTTTCCGGGAAAAATATCCGTCTGTTTCCTGATCCGGAAGCCACCTCACTGGGCGTTTTCTTTTTAATGGCCAACCGGCTGGGCTATCTCGAGCAAGAGTACTTACTGGAAAAAAGGTTCTCCGGTACTCTGTATACGCCGAAAATGTCCGAAAGCGAAAGGCGAAGATACCTCGCGAAATGGCAGCGGGGGATCGAACGGGTTCGGGGATGGAGTCGTCACGATGAAAAGCTATGA
- a CDS encoding tetratricopeptide repeat protein: protein MIDSRIPLLDDVRLWIDLYGKKVASLRDQRNTEIELLRLRDSIQDALDHYREKGAYLDPECTRLGNHDSAFQGKAFTFVRMTGSKKLANARNLLTPAPERWWWFLDRTVSEQKRRWLKKFLKNLSIAVSIFLVVYFVFLRLPPDEKKYFDVLSSIEQIADDFTRTPYPAQQEILLQEGYELSLSIQNLFPERSNPYLIAGVIQEIRSQEPVASTLLAEAAMRFEDEKDFLVEKAGWFIRFGKLDAAFNSVALALEGDRNHLGAWNLQGMIFEMQGNIPEALRTYERVLELAEEQGVTTLIPITRIKMAMLRLRPPMPVP from the coding sequence GTGATAGATAGTAGGATCCCTTTACTGGATGACGTCAGACTATGGATTGATCTTTACGGGAAAAAGGTGGCGAGTCTGCGCGACCAAAGAAATACTGAAATTGAACTCCTGCGGTTACGGGATTCGATTCAGGACGCCCTTGATCATTACCGGGAAAAGGGAGCATATCTCGATCCGGAATGCACACGCTTGGGCAATCATGACAGCGCATTTCAGGGAAAGGCATTTACTTTTGTCCGAATGACCGGCAGCAAAAAGTTGGCGAACGCTCGCAATCTCCTTACGCCGGCTCCGGAACGGTGGTGGTGGTTTCTCGATCGTACGGTTTCGGAACAAAAGAGGCGATGGTTAAAAAAATTTCTCAAAAACCTGTCGATCGCCGTGAGCATCTTTTTGGTTGTTTATTTTGTATTTCTTCGGCTTCCCCCCGATGAGAAAAAGTATTTTGACGTCCTGTCTTCCATCGAACAGATCGCCGACGACTTCACCCGGACGCCATACCCCGCACAACAGGAGATCCTTCTCCAGGAAGGGTATGAGTTGAGCCTCTCTATCCAAAATCTCTTTCCCGAACGCTCAAATCCTTACCTGATTGCCGGGGTGATTCAGGAAATCCGCAGCCAGGAACCGGTTGCGTCGACCCTCCTTGCCGAGGCCGCTATGCGTTTTGAAGACGAAAAGGATTTCCTGGTGGAAAAAGCGGGATGGTTCATCCGCTTTGGAAAGCTCGATGCCGCCTTCAATAGTGTTGCTTTGGCGCTGGAAGGGGATCGGAACCATCTTGGCGCCTGGAACCTGCAAGGGATGATCTTCGAAATGCAGGGAAACATCCCGGAAGCGCTTAGGACTTACGAACGGGTGCTCGAGTTGGCCGAGGAACAAGGAGTGACCACCCTCATTCCGATTACCCGGATAAAAATGGCCATGCTGCGACTGCGCCCGCCCATGCCGGTTCCCTGA
- a CDS encoding DUF1667 domain-containing protein: MWISEEKPLKESRDLICTVCPLGCQIAVRQDVLAVRFDGHSCARGEGYARRELTDPRRVVTTTVRIQNGIIRRLPVRTSAPFPLRLIPELMQTVKSLEVVAPIQRGAVIVRNLLAQDIDLLATRTVPEILSDTL; encoded by the coding sequence ATGTGGATATCAGAGGAAAAGCCATTGAAGGAATCTCGTGACCTGATTTGTACAGTTTGCCCGCTGGGCTGCCAAATCGCCGTACGACAGGATGTTTTAGCGGTTCGCTTTGATGGGCACTCTTGCGCGAGGGGGGAAGGGTACGCTCGTCGGGAATTGACCGATCCCCGGCGCGTAGTCACCACTACGGTGAGAATTCAAAACGGGATCATCCGCCGGCTTCCGGTCAGAACCAGCGCGCCGTTTCCCCTGCGCCTGATTCCGGAATTGATGCAGACAGTCAAGTCCCTCGAGGTTGTGGCGCCTATCCAGCGGGGGGCGGTGATTGTCCGAAACCTTCTTGCCCAGGATATTGATCTTCTCGCCACCCGTACGGTTCCGGAAATTTTGTCCGATACTTTATGA
- a CDS encoding FAD-dependent oxidoreductase: MKSYDLIIVGGGVVGCALAWYFSRFDLAVLLLEKESDLCCGVSKANSGVMHSRSYWTPESLKGAMHLRSLERLEQAITECDLMVRRCGALTVALEKAEVDYLRLIEERGQYPDSEILGPQETLMIEPNVNPALYAAYLDPHVAVISPFHLTIGLAETARLNGVDLQFGEQVEGFENDRSQIRLKTPNRVYKTSYVVTAGGFGAPDLIQGTGDSLAPLLPVRGEYYLLDRECDGFVNRVLYPVPGEKSKGILVCPTPEGNVLAGPNFEFLDRETVVTTHRGLREVAAGARRLAPGIPLEQTIHLFAGVRPTLPDRDFYIFFSTQYSRVLHIAGAESPGLTAAFGIAEYVGDLLQTRGLNQREKTRFVRRRAFPVFRETDWATRDRLISQDPDWGKIVCRCEEVTLAEVKHILLHSPGCATLDSLKKRIRVTAGRCQGSFCLMNLPRILSEVRGLKPLELLKSGPDSRFLLLETKEREKTYAG, encoded by the coding sequence ATGAAAAGCTATGACTTGATCATTGTCGGCGGCGGTGTTGTGGGCTGTGCCCTGGCTTGGTATTTCTCCCGGTTTGACCTGGCCGTCCTCCTCCTGGAAAAGGAATCCGATTTGTGTTGCGGGGTGAGCAAAGCCAACTCCGGGGTCATGCATTCACGCAGCTACTGGACACCGGAAAGCCTCAAGGGAGCCATGCATCTCAGATCCCTGGAACGATTGGAACAAGCCATCACTGAATGCGATCTCATGGTCCGCCGCTGTGGAGCTCTGACCGTGGCCCTGGAAAAAGCTGAAGTAGACTATTTACGCCTGATCGAAGAGCGGGGGCAGTATCCGGACAGCGAAATCCTCGGACCACAGGAAACCCTGATGATAGAACCCAACGTGAACCCGGCGCTGTATGCGGCGTATCTCGATCCTCATGTCGCTGTCATCTCTCCATTTCATCTGACCATCGGTCTGGCGGAAACAGCCCGATTGAACGGTGTTGATCTCCAATTCGGAGAACAGGTTGAGGGATTTGAGAACGACCGATCGCAGATTCGCTTGAAAACTCCAAATCGGGTTTATAAAACCTCGTATGTGGTCACTGCCGGAGGATTCGGAGCGCCAGACCTGATTCAGGGTACGGGTGATTCTTTGGCTCCCTTGTTGCCGGTCCGGGGAGAGTATTATCTGCTGGACCGGGAGTGCGACGGTTTCGTCAATCGGGTGTTGTATCCTGTGCCCGGAGAAAAGAGTAAGGGAATCCTGGTGTGTCCCACCCCGGAAGGGAACGTCCTAGCCGGTCCTAATTTTGAATTTTTAGACCGGGAGACAGTTGTTACCACACACCGGGGATTGCGCGAAGTGGCCGCCGGAGCCCGCCGACTGGCTCCGGGAATCCCCTTGGAACAGACCATTCACCTTTTTGCCGGTGTGCGGCCGACACTGCCCGACCGGGATTTTTATATTTTCTTTTCCACTCAATATTCCAGGGTTCTTCACATTGCCGGGGCGGAATCCCCCGGTCTGACTGCAGCGTTTGGAATCGCCGAGTACGTTGGGGACCTATTGCAGACCCGGGGTCTTAACCAGCGGGAGAAAACACGCTTTGTCCGGCGGCGGGCCTTTCCGGTGTTTCGGGAAACCGACTGGGCAACCCGGGACCGTCTGATTTCCCAGGATCCCGATTGGGGGAAAATCGTCTGCCGTTGTGAAGAAGTGACTCTGGCCGAAGTGAAACATATCTTGCTGCACTCGCCGGGATGCGCGACTCTCGATAGCTTGAAAAAGAGGATTCGGGTCACGGCCGGCCGTTGCCAGGGTAGTTTTTGCCTGATGAACCTACCCCGCATCCTATCGGAAGTCAGGGGGCTGAAACCTCTTGAACTCCTTAAATCAGGACCCGACTCACGGTTCTTATTACTGGAAACCAAGGAAAGGGAAAAGACTTATGCCGGTTGA
- a CDS encoding FAD-dependent oxidoreductase produces MPVDLSADVVVVGGGPAGMAAALSAWENGAAQVILLERGKHLGGILNQCIHPGFGLNVFGKELTGPEYAEEYQAKLENTGVEVMTGTTALNATPDRTIRAVNRQGVHTIRAHSVILAMGCREKTRDMLLIPGSRPAGVLTAGLAQYLINVEGFLPGTKVVILGSGDIGLIVARRLMLEGVRVQAVVEIRDSLSGLVRNYVQCLLDFDIPLLFSHTITQIHGKDRVNGITLSRVNRDWIPIPGTEKDLECDTVLLSVGLIPENELSRKAGIPIYGASGGPFVDESFQTEIPGYYACGNVSAVFDLVDYVSIVSERAGRRAAEFAPQGSVRYTLHRAASVRLVIPQIIRSMEEGDLFIRPSIALADGVVRLIHRDEAFFQRRIPVCRPSEMIRLDIATIPWPDKGGPVYVDIRGKAIEGIS; encoded by the coding sequence ATGCCGGTTGATCTGTCGGCTGATGTGGTGGTGGTGGGAGGCGGCCCGGCCGGCATGGCGGCAGCCCTATCTGCCTGGGAAAACGGGGCCGCTCAGGTGATCCTGCTGGAACGCGGAAAACATCTGGGAGGCATACTCAATCAGTGTATCCATCCCGGTTTCGGTCTTAACGTTTTCGGAAAAGAACTTACCGGTCCCGAATACGCCGAAGAATACCAGGCGAAACTGGAAAATACCGGAGTAGAAGTCATGACCGGCACTACAGCCCTCAATGCCACCCCGGACCGGACCATTCGGGCGGTTAATCGGCAAGGGGTACATACTATCCGGGCCCATTCGGTGATATTGGCCATGGGATGTCGAGAAAAAACCCGGGATATGCTTCTGATCCCCGGTTCCCGACCGGCAGGGGTTCTCACTGCCGGGCTGGCCCAGTACCTGATTAATGTGGAAGGTTTTTTACCCGGAACAAAGGTGGTTATTCTTGGTTCCGGTGATATCGGGTTGATCGTTGCCCGGCGGTTGATGCTGGAAGGAGTTCGGGTACAGGCGGTGGTGGAAATCCGGGATTCCCTGAGCGGATTGGTCAGAAACTATGTCCAGTGCCTGCTTGACTTCGATATTCCATTGCTCTTTTCCCACACTATCACTCAGATTCATGGAAAAGACCGGGTGAACGGGATTACTTTAAGCCGGGTCAACCGGGATTGGATTCCCATACCGGGGACGGAAAAGGACTTGGAATGCGATACGGTGCTGTTATCGGTCGGTCTCATTCCGGAAAACGAACTCTCCCGCAAAGCTGGAATCCCTATCTACGGAGCCAGTGGAGGTCCCTTTGTCGACGAATCATTTCAGACGGAGATCCCTGGGTATTATGCCTGCGGGAACGTTTCCGCGGTGTTTGACCTGGTTGATTACGTTAGTATAGTGTCTGAGCGGGCTGGCAGAAGGGCAGCGGAGTTTGCGCCTCAAGGCTCGGTTCGTTATACACTTCATCGCGCTGCGAGCGTGCGGCTGGTGATTCCCCAAATCATCCGCTCGATGGAAGAGGGAGATCTTTTCATTAGGCCTTCGATAGCTCTGGCCGACGGCGTTGTACGGCTAATCCACCGGGATGAGGCATTTTTCCAAAGAAGAATTCCGGTGTGCCGTCCTAGCGAAATGATCCGTCTGGATATTGCAACCATTCCCTGGCCGGATAAAGGAGGACCGGTGTATGTGGATATCAGAGGAAAAGCCATTGAAGGAATCTCGTGA